DNA sequence from the Pseudomonadota bacterium genome:
GCCAGTTTCAAAACGCCCCATTTTGGCCGATCTCTGCGTTGGGCTCAAATTTCAATCCTCGAAATACTAAATGTATTCCTGTGGTTGAAATTTTCTCCCGCCTTGAGCTTGACCAAACTGAAACGTTTTGAAAGTGGCTCTAATTTAAAAATATAGAACTGTAAAGCTTTGGTTTTTGAATTGAGTCTTTCCTGTAAAAATTCGGTTCAAAATAATGAACGCAGACAAATCATTTAAATACAATTAATTATATTAATGATAGTAAATAGTGGTTCAATATATTGAACTTACTGATAGCGATATGAAACCTAAAAAAGATTTAATAACAAGAAATTGAAAAAAATAGCTAACCATAACTATCATGTATTTATAATAAAACAAAATTATCTATTGTTAAAGTAAGCAAAAAGATCTCATTGGCAAGTTATTTGCTATATATAAAGTAACCCTAACAATAAATCTTCTTTCCTCCATAGCGGCCAATCGGATTAATTTCGGTTGGCCGCTATATTTTTCTGATCTCAATTTCAGGAGTTTCAATTTGGTTCGGCATGTGTTTCCATGCATCATCGCAAAACCCGGCCCTGATTTTATAGCGACCGGGGATTATTCCATCCGGCAATTTCCATTGAATTTCAGCCATCTGGTTAATATTGCCAAACTGAATACAGGAGCCTTTTTCGGATATGGTAAAATCGGGTTTAAAATCAAGAACCACTTTTGGTCCGGTCTGATCATCTAATCGGACTATCGAGAATTCAGGGATTACGCCGATTGGAAAGGCCGTCATTCTTATGAACCGAAAAGTAATCGTTGTGCCAGGCTGATAAACATCGTAATCCGTCACAATCCCGATAAGTTTATTGTCATCGGAAATATTTGTTCCAACACCGGATGTTGTTTCATCCCATGAGCGGGAAGGTCCAACATCAATATGTACCGTCTTTCCGTGATAATAGCCTGTGCCGCCAAAACCCAGCGTCTTGACATAATTCCAGATAGACTTTGCTTTAACGCCTTCCATTATAAAATCCACAGCCATTCCATACTGGTGAAGGCTGGCTTTGGCGGCCAGCTTGCCATTATTGCGAAGCCCTGTATTGTATTCCGGGTTTCGATAACCGGAAGTGATGGTGATTTGGTGCTTAGGTCCAAAGCGGTCTTGTAAATAATCGATAAATTCTATAAGCCGCAAAGAGAGGTGAGTATTTGGGGCATTATCGGGTACATCAAAAACCCGGCATATTTTCTTTAACGCCGATTCATCATAGGTTCCCAAACCTAAACGGTATCTTCCGGAAAAAGACTTCCCGTTTTTTTTGCTATACAAGCGGAGTTGCCCGTCGCCGCTGTAAAAATAACGGCTCATATCAGAAGATTCTATCTGGGCGGTAATACCTTGCGATGTGAAACCGATAATAAGTACAATAGTAAAAAAAAATACCAACGGTTTAATTGGAAAACAGAATATTTTCATTGTTCCCTTTTTAACTGCCTGGTAGCTGTAGTAAATTAATAATAGAGCCAGTTTCAAAACGCCCCATTTTGGCCGATCTCTGCGTTGGACTCAAATTTTAATCCTCGAAATACGCCATGTATTCCTGCGGTTAAAATTGTCGCCCGCCTTGAGCTTGACCAAACTGAAACGTTTTGAAAGTGGCTCAATTTTCTATTACTACCAAATTATTTAAATTTTGTAAATACAGTAACGAAAAAGTCGCTGGGAATACTGAAATAGCGATGACTTATTATATATGGTATCGCTACTATTTCGTGAAGAAGTTTGATAGTCCATAAAGATAGGAGGTAATATGAATATTATTCGTTAACTACTTTTTTCTGTGGTTTTACAAAATATTTCACACAATCTTCTGCGAGTGCCGGC
Encoded proteins:
- a CDS encoding DUF882 domain-containing protein, whose protein sequence is MKIFCFPIKPLVFFFTIVLIIGFTSQGITAQIESSDMSRYFYSGDGQLRLYSKKNGKSFSGRYRLGLGTYDESALKKICRVFDVPDNAPNTHLSLRLIEFIDYLQDRFGPKHQITITSGYRNPEYNTGLRNNGKLAAKASLHQYGMAVDFIMEGVKAKSIWNYVKTLGFGGTGYYHGKTVHIDVGPSRSWDETTSGVGTNISDDNKLIGIVTDYDVYQPGTTITFRFIRMTAFPIGVIPEFSIVRLDDQTGPKVVLDFKPDFTISEKGSCIQFGNINQMAEIQWKLPDGIIPGRYKIRAGFCDDAWKHMPNQIETPEIEIRKI